A region of the Flintibacter sp. KGMB00164 genome:
ACGCCTTTACCACTCCGCTTATGGCGGGGCTGGATGTGCTGGCCGCCCTGCTGGCTGCGGTGTGCTTTTTCGCTATCCTGGTGCGCCGCTCCCTGTGGCGGGAGGTATGGCGGGTAGCCGGTGCGGTTGTCATGCTCCTGCTGCTGCCCGTGGCGGTGAGTTTTGCCCAGATTATTTCCCCCTACTCCGACGCCACCCCGATTATGAAGTACCCCTATGTGCTGGTATACGCTGCGGTGCTGCTGTGTGCCGACTTGGGACTGAGCCTGCTGCCTCGCCCCCGTGCGGGCGTGGCGGTTTCCTGGGCGCTGGCGGCCTGCATGGTTTGCCTGTGCCTGTATGGAGCCAACATCAATAATATCCTCTACACTGCTTCTGAGCAGGCCCACCGTTCCACTCTCAGCTATGCGACCCGGCTGATGGGGCGGATTGAGAGTTGCCCGGGCTATACGGGAGAGGAGGAGATCGTCATCATCGGTTCCTTCCCCGTGGACCGGATCTACTCCCAGATCGAAAGCTATGCTCTGGTGGACCATTATAGTGTTCCCCTGAACACGGTGGCTCCCCTCAATAAGCACATCTACTACTACCTCCAGGACTGGCTCAATATTCCCGTGGAGGAGCCGGAGGAAGAGGTTATGCTGGAGGTCTCCCAGTCCAAGGAATTCCAAAAAATGCCCCTCTATCCCGCCGACGGCAGCGTCCAGAAGCTGGATGGCCGGATCGTAGTGAAGATCCAGGAGGAGTATACCCCCAAGAGCGACTACGAGATCGCCTATGAAAACAGGAGATGAACCCATGGATACACAGAACTCGCTGCGGGACGGACTGCTGACGGTAGTGCTCCCAGCCTACAATGAGCAGGATTCCGTTCCCCTGGAGGCAGATACCATCTGTCCTCTGCTGGAGAAAGAGGGAATCCGGCACGAGATTCTCTTTGTCAACGACGGCTCCCGGGACGGGACTTGGAAGGCGATCCAGGCCCAGACTGCCCGGCATCCTCAGGTGCGGGGAGTCTGTTTTTCCCGTAACTTTGGTAAAGAGGCTGCCATCTTTGCCGGTCTGGCCCAGGCCAAGGGCGACTGCGCGGTGGTGCTGGACTGCGACCTGCAGCATCCGCCGGAAAAAATTGTAGAGATGTACCGCCTGTGGCAGCAGGGCTACCAGGTGGTGGAGGGAGTCAAGGTGACCCGGGGCAAGGAGAGCCCCCTGCACACCCTGGCGGCCAAGACCTTCTACCACTTCATCAGCAGCGCCACCAAGATCGACATGTCCCGGGCATCTGACTTTAAGCTCCTGGATCGCCGGGCGGTGGATGTGCTGGTGGCCATGCGGGAGAAGAACGCCT
Encoded here:
- a CDS encoding glycosyltransferase family 2 protein translates to MDTQNSLRDGLLTVVLPAYNEQDSVPLEADTICPLLEKEGIRHEILFVNDGSRDGTWKAIQAQTARHPQVRGVCFSRNFGKEAAIFAGLAQAKGDCAVVLDCDLQHPPEKIVEMYRLWQQGYQVVEGVKVTRGKESPLHTLAAKTFYHFISSATKIDMSRASDFKLLDRRAVDVLVAMREKNAFFRALSSWIGFETTQVEFEVQPRAAGESKWSIRSLVRYAITNLAAFSTAPLQIVTFLGVLVFLCSLVLGGWSLWQKISGQALEGFTTVILLLLLIGSILMICLGIIGYYIAKIYEEIKDRPRFIISQECGGKQDDR